One segment of Macrotis lagotis isolate mMagLag1 chromosome 1, bilby.v1.9.chrom.fasta, whole genome shotgun sequence DNA contains the following:
- the TMSB10 gene encoding thymosin beta-10 codes for MADKPDMGEIASFDKAKLKKTETQEKNTLPTQETIEQEKRGEVA; via the exons ATGGCAGACAAGCCCGACATGGGGGAGATCGCCAGCTTCGACAAGGCCAAGCTCAAAAAGACGGAGACGCAGGAGAAGAACACTCTGCCCACCCAAGAGA CCATCGAGCAGGAGAAGCGCGGCGAGGTTGCCTAG